A single Sutterella megalosphaeroides DNA region contains:
- the fabG gene encoding 3-oxoacyl-ACP reductase FabG, whose amino-acid sequence MDKMIFAPDALQDRVVLVTGASRGIGAAILEGFAKTGAVVVGTATSEAGAAAIGAAVVAAGGRGKGIVLNVCDADACAKAIDDIVAEYGRIDVLVNNAGVTRDTLAMRMKDEQWDEVIDTDLTAAFRLARACLRPMMKQRFGRVISISSVVGAAGNPGQANYAAAKAGLVGMSKALAREMGARNITVNCVAPGFIDTDMTRVLPEAQKEALVKTIPLGRLGVTDDIANACLFLASDAGGYVTGTTLHVNGGMYMG is encoded by the coding sequence ATGGACAAGATGATTTTTGCTCCCGACGCGCTTCAAGACCGCGTCGTCCTCGTTACGGGCGCCTCGCGCGGCATCGGCGCGGCGATTCTCGAAGGGTTCGCCAAGACGGGTGCCGTCGTCGTCGGTACGGCCACCTCGGAAGCGGGCGCCGCGGCGATCGGCGCGGCGGTCGTTGCGGCGGGCGGTCGCGGCAAGGGGATCGTCCTCAACGTGTGCGACGCCGACGCGTGCGCGAAGGCGATCGATGACATCGTCGCCGAATACGGTCGCATCGACGTTCTCGTCAACAATGCGGGCGTCACGCGCGACACGCTTGCGATGCGCATGAAGGACGAGCAATGGGACGAGGTGATTGACACCGACCTCACGGCCGCCTTCCGCCTTGCGCGCGCGTGCCTGCGCCCGATGATGAAGCAGCGCTTCGGCCGCGTCATCTCCATCTCGTCCGTCGTGGGCGCCGCGGGCAACCCCGGTCAGGCGAACTACGCCGCGGCGAAGGCGGGTTTGGTCGGCATGTCGAAGGCCCTGGCGCGCGAAATGGGGGCTCGCAACATCACGGTGAACTGCGTGGCCCCGGGCTTCATCGACACCGACATGACGAGGGTGCTCCCCGAAGCGCAGAAGGAAGCGCTCGTCAAGACGATCCCGCTCGGTCGTCTGGGGGTGACGGACGACATCGCCAACGCGTGCCTTTTCCTCGCGTCCGACGCGGGCGGCTACGTGACGGGGACGACCCTCCACGTCAACGGCGGCATGTACATGGGCTGA
- the fabD gene encoding ACP S-malonyltransferase, which yields MRIAFVFPGQGSQSVGMLSGFAGNVTVEGVLARADAALGFSISNLIAEGPAETLGLTVNTQPAMLAASVAFYEAWLAAGGRKPDVTAGHSLGEYSALTAAGVFTLEDAVRLVRFRAEAMQSAVPVGTGGMAAVIGLTDEEVLAACEEARSVGPVEAVNFNAPGQVVVAGEKAALARAIECVKARGARRAIELPVSAPFHSSLLKPAAERLAERLAETPVSAPSFPVIANVDAELHTTPDAIRAKLAAQAASAVQWVKTIERMKADGVTDVVECGPGKVLVGLVRRIAPEMNVHSLYDQASLDALLQKLA from the coding sequence ATGCGCATTGCTTTTGTCTTCCCCGGACAGGGGAGTCAGTCGGTCGGAATGCTTTCGGGCTTTGCCGGAAACGTGACCGTCGAAGGCGTTCTTGCCCGAGCGGACGCCGCTCTCGGGTTTTCGATCTCGAACCTGATCGCCGAAGGTCCCGCGGAAACGCTCGGTCTTACGGTGAACACGCAGCCTGCGATGCTCGCCGCCTCGGTGGCGTTTTACGAAGCGTGGCTCGCCGCGGGCGGGCGCAAGCCCGATGTGACGGCCGGCCACTCGTTGGGCGAATACTCGGCCCTGACGGCTGCGGGCGTCTTCACGCTCGAAGACGCCGTGCGACTCGTGCGCTTCCGCGCGGAAGCGATGCAAAGCGCCGTTCCCGTCGGCACGGGCGGCATGGCCGCCGTGATCGGTCTCACGGACGAGGAGGTGCTCGCCGCCTGCGAAGAAGCGCGTTCCGTAGGGCCCGTCGAAGCGGTCAACTTCAACGCGCCCGGCCAGGTGGTGGTCGCGGGTGAAAAGGCGGCTTTGGCCCGTGCGATCGAATGCGTGAAGGCGCGCGGCGCGCGTCGTGCGATCGAACTTCCCGTTTCGGCCCCCTTCCATTCGTCGCTTTTGAAGCCCGCCGCCGAGCGGCTCGCCGAGCGTCTTGCCGAGACCCCGGTGTCGGCTCCGAGCTTTCCCGTGATCGCGAACGTCGACGCCGAGCTCCACACGACGCCCGATGCGATTCGCGCGAAGCTCGCCGCTCAGGCCGCTTCTGCCGTGCAGTGGGTGAAGACGATCGAACGCATGAAGGCCGACGGCGTCACGGACGTCGTCGAATGCGGCCCCGGGAAGGTCCTCGTCGGCCTCGTGCGCCGCATCGCGCCCGAAATGAACGTACATTCGCTCTACGACCAGGCGTCGCTTGACGCTCTTCTCCAAAAGCTCGCCTGA
- a CDS encoding beta-ketoacyl-ACP synthase III: MYSRILATGSALPARRVTNDDLAAELAREGIETNDEWIRTRTGIESRYFADPAAGESTTSLAVAAARDALSASGLAASDIDLIIVATTTPDMVFPSVAAHVQAALGAAGCAAFDVQAVCAGFIYALNAADAMLRAGPYRAAIVIGAETLSRVIDMKDRSTCVLFGDGAGSVVLQASSDPGVLAARMYADGRYDETVLGLNARIEHGRTAGDPFIRMDGRQVFKLAVEGLTESAREVANLACVKTEDVALFVPHQANLRIMSMVAKKLGIPEERMVKTVAEHGNTSAASVPLALDRAAKSGMVRPGELVLLQAVGAGMAWGSALVRW, encoded by the coding sequence ATGTACTCACGCATTCTTGCCACGGGCTCGGCTCTGCCCGCCCGACGAGTGACGAACGACGATCTCGCCGCAGAACTTGCGCGCGAGGGCATCGAAACGAACGACGAATGGATCCGCACGCGCACCGGCATTGAGTCGCGCTACTTCGCGGACCCCGCCGCCGGGGAGTCCACCACGAGCCTTGCGGTGGCGGCCGCGCGCGACGCGCTTTCGGCCTCGGGGCTTGCCGCTTCCGACATCGACCTTATCATCGTCGCGACGACTACGCCCGACATGGTCTTTCCGTCCGTGGCCGCGCACGTTCAGGCGGCGCTCGGCGCCGCAGGCTGTGCGGCTTTCGACGTGCAGGCGGTGTGTGCGGGCTTTATCTACGCTCTGAACGCCGCGGACGCGATGCTGCGCGCGGGTCCTTACCGTGCGGCGATCGTGATCGGCGCCGAGACGCTCTCGCGCGTGATCGACATGAAGGACCGCTCGACCTGCGTTCTTTTCGGTGACGGGGCGGGTTCGGTCGTGCTGCAGGCTTCGAGCGACCCGGGCGTTTTGGCCGCCCGCATGTACGCCGACGGCCGCTACGACGAAACCGTGCTCGGCCTCAATGCGCGCATCGAACACGGTCGCACGGCGGGCGACCCTTTCATTCGCATGGACGGCCGCCAGGTCTTCAAGCTTGCGGTCGAAGGGTTGACCGAAAGTGCCCGCGAAGTGGCGAATCTCGCCTGCGTCAAAACCGAAGACGTGGCGCTGTTCGTCCCGCACCAGGCGAACCTTCGCATCATGTCGATGGTCGCGAAAAAGCTCGGCATTCCCGAAGAGCGTATGGTGAAGACCGTGGCCGAACACGGGAACACGTCGGCCGCTTCGGTGCCGCTCGCTCTGGACCGTGCGGCGAAGTCGGGCATGGTTCGCCCGGGCGAACTCGTCCTTTTGCAGGCGGTCGGTGCGGGCATGGCCTGGGGGTCGGCGCTCGTGCGTTGGTAA
- the rpmF gene encoding 50S ribosomal protein L32, whose translation MAVQQNKKSTSKRGNHRAHDFLTNPPTAIEATTGEVHRRHHISPTGYYRGKKVIATKADE comes from the coding sequence ATGGCTGTTCAGCAGAACAAGAAATCCACCAGCAAGCGCGGTAATCACCGTGCTCACGACTTTTTGACCAATCCGCCCACCGCGATCGAAGCGACGACCGGTGAAGTGCATCGCCGTCACCACATCAGCCCGACCGGTTACTACCGCGGCAAGAAGGTGATCGCCACCAAGGCCGACGAATAA
- a CDS encoding anaerobic C4-dicarboxylate transporter, with protein sequence MDLMLILQIIVLLGAIFLGVRLGGIGIGYAGGAGVLILGLFLGMKPGNIPWDVILIIASVISAISAMQLAGGLDYLVRIAERILRANPKYINYLAPVVTYVLTIFAGTGHTAFSMIPVIVEVSKEQHIRPCVPLSIAVVASQIAITASPVSAAVIYMSGVLEGFGWSYPALLGIWIVTTFVGCMLTAFIMTLISNMDLDSDPVYMERLAKGLVNQTAAKTTETPLKPYAKLSVLIFLIGVIAVVLYASAISPAVGLIENVVVGRDAAIMSLMLLVGMFTTILCKIEIGRIADTSVFKSGMVAIVCVLGVAWLGDTFVSGHANEIKEFAATTVAAYPALLAVIFFFAAMLLYSQAATAKAITPAVVAALGITAANPGDSYMLVATFAAVSALFVLPTYPTLLGAVQMDYTGTTRIGKWVFNHSFFIPGVLAIVLSVALGFLACMFI encoded by the coding sequence ATGGACCTCATGCTTATTCTTCAGATCATCGTGCTTCTCGGCGCGATCTTCTTGGGCGTTCGCCTCGGCGGCATCGGTATCGGTTATGCCGGCGGCGCGGGCGTGCTTATTCTCGGTCTCTTCCTCGGCATGAAGCCGGGTAACATTCCCTGGGACGTGATCCTGATCATCGCGTCGGTGATCTCGGCCATTTCCGCCATGCAGCTCGCGGGCGGTCTCGACTACCTCGTTCGCATCGCCGAACGCATCCTTCGTGCCAACCCGAAGTACATCAACTACCTCGCCCCGGTTGTCACGTACGTCCTGACGATCTTCGCCGGTACCGGCCACACCGCCTTCTCGATGATCCCGGTTATCGTTGAAGTGTCGAAGGAACAGCACATCCGTCCGTGCGTGCCTCTGTCGATCGCCGTCGTGGCTTCGCAGATCGCCATTACGGCCTCGCCGGTTTCCGCCGCCGTGATCTACATGTCGGGCGTTCTCGAAGGCTTCGGCTGGTCCTACCCCGCTCTGCTCGGTATCTGGATCGTGACGACGTTCGTCGGCTGCATGCTCACCGCCTTCATCATGACGCTCATCTCCAATATGGACCTCGACAGCGATCCGGTCTATATGGAACGTCTCGCCAAGGGCCTCGTGAACCAGACCGCCGCCAAGACGACGGAAACGCCGCTCAAGCCCTATGCCAAGCTCTCCGTTCTCATCTTCCTCATCGGCGTTATCGCCGTGGTGCTCTATGCCTCCGCGATCTCGCCCGCTGTCGGTCTGATTGAAAACGTTGTTGTCGGCCGCGACGCCGCCATCATGAGCCTCATGCTCCTCGTTGGCATGTTCACGACCATCCTCTGCAAGATCGAAATCGGTCGCATCGCCGATACGAGCGTCTTCAAGTCCGGTATGGTTGCCATCGTCTGCGTGCTCGGCGTGGCCTGGCTCGGTGACACGTTCGTCTCCGGTCATGCCAACGAAATCAAGGAATTCGCTGCGACGACCGTTGCCGCTTACCCGGCCCTCCTCGCCGTGATCTTCTTCTTCGCCGCCATGCTCCTTTACTCGCAGGCTGCTACCGCCAAGGCCATCACGCCGGCCGTCGTTGCCGCCCTCGGCATCACGGCTGCGAACCCCGGTGACTCCTACATGCTCGTCGCCACGTTCGCTGCGGTTTCCGCCCTGTTCGTTCTGCCGACCTACCCGACGCTGCTCGGCGCGGTCCAGATGGACTACACGGGTACCACCCGCATCGGCAAGTGGGTCTTCAACCACTCCTTCTTCATCCCGGGCGTTCTCGCCATCGTTCTGAGCGTTGCTCTCGGCTTCCTCGCCTGCATGTTCATCTAA
- a CDS encoding aspartate ammonia-lyase, producing the protein MSRIESDFLGELEIPDDVYYGVQTMRGKQNFHITEMPMSQEPFFAIAYGYVKKAAAMANKELGCIPADVADALIWASEQLIAGKYNDQFVTDWLQGGAGTSTNMNCNEVICNLACEHLGLAKGDKKVSPNDHANFGQSTNDTYPTALHLSLILRSRVLVKAVEDLRDAFYRKAEETKGVLKMGRTHLQDAVPMSFGQEFHGWGKTIEDELTIIREAQEHLKVVNLGATAIGTTVTAHPEYPALAVKYLAEITGIDFKNSDDLIAATSDCGSYVALSSAVKSLAVKLTKVCNDLRLLASGPRTGLSELVLPQLQPGSSIMPGKVNPVIPEVTNQASFLAIGLDTTVMLAASAGQLELNVMEPVITFALYMQMKVMTNACNALREKCIDGIVVNADRCKDLVMGSLGIVTLLKPHFGYKPCANVAREGFLTGKSLHQLVVEEKGMMTQEQWDKTFTYENLINPKFEK; encoded by the coding sequence ATGTCCCGTATTGAAAGCGACTTCCTTGGCGAACTCGAGATTCCTGATGACGTCTACTACGGCGTCCAGACGATGCGCGGCAAGCAGAATTTCCACATCACGGAAATGCCGATGTCCCAGGAACCGTTCTTCGCGATCGCCTACGGCTACGTGAAGAAGGCCGCCGCGATGGCCAACAAGGAACTCGGCTGCATCCCGGCCGACGTCGCCGACGCTCTCATCTGGGCTTCCGAACAGCTCATCGCCGGCAAGTACAACGACCAGTTCGTCACCGACTGGCTCCAGGGCGGTGCCGGTACGTCGACCAACATGAACTGCAACGAAGTGATTTGCAACCTCGCTTGCGAACACCTCGGCCTCGCCAAGGGCGACAAGAAGGTCTCCCCGAACGACCACGCCAACTTCGGCCAGTCGACGAACGACACCTACCCGACCGCTCTTCACCTCTCGCTCATCCTTCGCAGCCGCGTGCTCGTGAAGGCCGTTGAAGACCTCCGCGACGCCTTCTACCGCAAGGCTGAAGAAACGAAGGGCGTGCTCAAGATGGGCCGTACGCACCTTCAGGACGCCGTCCCGATGTCCTTCGGCCAGGAATTCCACGGCTGGGGCAAGACGATCGAAGACGAACTGACGATCATCCGCGAAGCTCAGGAACACCTCAAGGTCGTCAACCTCGGCGCCACCGCCATCGGCACGACCGTTACGGCTCACCCGGAATACCCGGCCCTCGCCGTCAAGTACCTTGCTGAAATCACCGGCATCGACTTCAAGAACAGCGACGACCTGATCGCCGCGACGTCCGACTGCGGCTCCTACGTGGCCCTCTCGTCCGCCGTCAAGAGCCTCGCCGTCAAGCTCACGAAGGTCTGCAACGACCTCCGTCTCCTTGCTTCCGGTCCGCGTACGGGTCTCTCCGAACTCGTTCTGCCGCAGCTCCAGCCCGGTTCCTCGATCATGCCGGGCAAGGTCAATCCGGTTATCCCCGAAGTCACGAACCAGGCTTCGTTCCTCGCCATCGGTCTCGACACGACGGTCATGCTCGCCGCTTCCGCCGGCCAGCTCGAACTGAACGTTATGGAACCGGTGATCACGTTCGCGCTCTACATGCAGATGAAGGTCATGACCAACGCCTGCAACGCGCTGCGTGAAAAGTGCATCGACGGCATCGTCGTCAATGCCGACCGCTGCAAGGACCTCGTCATGGGTTCGCTCGGCATCGTGACCCTCTTGAAGCCGCACTTCGGCTACAAGCCCTGCGCCAACGTCGCTCGCGAAGGCTTCCTTACCGGCAAGTCGCTCCATCAGCTCGTTGTCGAAGAAAAGGGCATGATGACCCAGGAACAGTGGGACAAGACCTTCACGTACGAAAACCTGATCAACCCGAAGTTCGAAAAGTAA